ATCCGCACACGGATAATATCCCTGCCGTACGCTTCGATGCAGACAAGCTCGTCTTTGAGCTTATATATAATGCCGTTATCTGTTTTAGTTATAATGCTCATGGTGTTTCTCCTATAGTTATATTATTGCATCCTTTGCAAAAGCACTCGGCTTCTCCCCGAAGTGCTTTACATATGCCTTATAGAAAACCGAATAATCGTTGAAACCGCAAACTTCTGCGGCTCTTTTTGCGCTCTCACCGCTTTGTAGAAGTTCTCTCGCCCTGACAAGCCGCTTGGCGGTTATGTACGCCCAAGGCGCAGCCCCTGTCGCTTCCTTGAACAGCCGGGTGAACTGGGATGCACTTAAAAAGAAATGCTCCGCCAGTCTCTCTACAGTTATTTTCTCGCACAGCATATCGTTGACATACCATACCAACTGTTCGGAGATCGTGGGCTCGGCTGTTGGATTGTGTGAGCTTTGCTTTCCCAGCATATCCATGACCCCGGCAAGTTTTGTTGTAAATAAAAGCGTCCTACTGTAGTCGTCGCCTTCAAAGTAAGCAAGCTCACTCAGGGTATCTTTGATTTCTGGAATATAATAGTGATTCCGATGTCCGAGCGGTCGGTCTGTAAAGGGCTTCATAAGTCTCCGCTCCGGGTCAAAGCTGTCAAACAGCGACAACGGGAAATTAACTGCGTACCTCTCATATCGCTCTGCACTTAGAAAGCGAGTACAATGCGCCTCGCCCGGTCGCATTATCAGCAGGCTGTCGTGCTCCAGCGGATAGACCGAGCCCTCAACAAGATACTGTGCGTTGCCTGAAATAAAATAGAACAACTCGCAGCGATCGTGTATGTGAAAGTAAAAGCCGTTACTGTCAGGCTGCTCGTCAATTGCGTGACGGATATTGATGCCACCCCGGTCGGTCTCTTTTAGGAAGTCCATGATCTCGTTCCCTTATATAACATACCACATCATGCGTGAAATTGCAATATGTAATGATGATTTTTGCAATTGTGCTATCATAGTTTCAATAAAACAGCTTGGAGATGTTGCCATGAGATTTCGACTTGTAGCTTTCGCAGACGAAGCCGCTCCCGACCTTGCTGGGCAGATCGAAGCCATGCAGGAAAACGGAGTTGAGCTTCTGGAGATCAGGGGCGTTGACGGACAGAACATCGACGGCATATCCGCCACAAAAGCAAAGGTCATACGAAAGATGCTCGGCTTTTCGGGGCTTGCTGTCTGGTCGCTTGGCTCTCCCTTCGGCAAGATAGAAATAAACGATGACTTTGCACCTCACCTTGACAGCTTTAAGCACAGTTTAGAACTTGCGGGTGGAATTCCGGTCTTATGGTTACTGAATAACGAGGAAGTGAATCCCCCTTGGGGAAAAATTGCACGAATAGTAGTATGAAGGAGTATTCAGACTGTTTTACCTCCTGATTGCTTGAAAATCAAATGACGATGCATTGCACACCAAAATGGTATAATCCCAAACTTTGATGTGCTATAATAAAGTAGTAATGTTCGATGTTTACGCTTTTTCAACCTGACCGGAAACCGTTAAATCCGGCGAAAAAGAAATGCACCAAATAAGGTACATAGATAAGATTATAATTATAATGAAAAATAAAGAGAGAGGAAGATTTTAATGAAATTATCATCTGCCGAAGGTGCAAAGCTGCTTAAGAAGCTTAAATCCGAATACGATGCGCTCAAATCAAAAGAAAGTATTTCAAGCACATTTTTAGCAAGTGTCGGAGAAAATCCTGAATCGGTCAGACCGAAATACGATTATAAGGATGCAAAAGCCGAACTTGACAGCTTAGCTCTTAAAATCCGAAAATTAAAACACGCTATCAATCTTTTCAACACGACAACTGTTATTCCCGGATACGACATCACTATTGACGAAATGCTTGTATTTATCCCTCAGCTATCGGCTAAAAAGCAAAAGCTATCTGAAATGGCGTCAAGATTACCGAAAGCCCGTGAAGAGCAAGAATACGGCAGGGCAAGTAATATTATCGACTATCGCTATGTAAATTATGACATTGACGAAGTAACAAAAGACCTGCTTGCCGTAACAGATGAATTATCCGACGCACAGCTTGCGCTTGATTTAATCAATCACTCCGCAATATTTGAGGTGGAGCTTTAAACATTCTCCGATGGTAAGATTCAATTGAATAATTTATACGAAATATGGTTAGTTTAATGATTATTTGTTCTTAATTTATTGCTTTGTTATTTTGATTTTGTTCATGTATAATGTTAAAGACTGCGAAAAACAAACGATTGGATTTTGCCATAAAAACTTTTATCCCGGCAAGACTAAAGTACGGTTATAGGTCTTGCTTTATGCTGACAATTTATACGGTTTCGGAATAATTACACAGATTAAGCGGCAGTCTTAATCGAAAAAACTCTGTAATACGGAATTCAATAAGTGAGGCATTAATGATATATGTAACTTCCGATTTACACGGACTTGAAATCACAAAGTTAAAAGCACTTCTTAAAAAAGCGTGTTTTAACGAAAACGATAGGTTATTTGTTTTGGGCGATGTCATCGACCGCCAAAATGACGGCGGTGTTGCAATTTTAATATGGTTATCGGAACAACCGAATGCACAGCTGATTTTAGGAAATCACGAAGCGATGCTTTTATCCTGTGATTTTGTATTTAACGAAATTACGGAGGAAAGTATCAAGCATTTTGACAAAGAGCAAACGGAACTTCTGAATAACTATATGTTAAGCGGAGGCGACGTTACCTTAAAAGCGTTAAGAAAACTTCAAAACGAATCACCGGAAACGCTTTGCAATATTATCGGTTATCTGAAAGAAGCACCGCTTTACGAAACTGTGACCGCAGGAGGAAAGAAATTTCTGCTTTGTCATTCCGGACTCGATAATTTTTCGCCCGAAAGAAGCCCGGCGGACTATACCGCTGATGAACTTATTTGGGCTTGGCCTGAACTGACTGACCGCTATTTTGATGATTGTATAACTGTTTTCGGTCATACACCGACAAAAAGCTACGGTAAAAAATACAATGGCAAAATCCTTAAAACAGATACCTGGATAGATGTTGATGTAGGTGTGCCTTATGGAAATAATCCATGCCTTTTGCGACTTGATGACCTGAAAGAATTTTACTTGTAAAATTCAGCTTTATAGTGCAACCTTACCGTTTGTCGAGTACATTTTCCTGATTGTATTGTTTCGTTGCTTTATATTTATCCTGCGACATACAATTGACTTGAACACAGAAAACCGCTATAATAAATCTATACAAGCAGGAGGACTTCCAATGAACGAAAATTTTACTGTCAGAAAAGCGACCGAAAACGACATAAGCCTTATAGAAAACCTGATAAAAGGTCTTGCCGCATACGAAAAAAGACCGCAGGATATGACCGCCGCACAGGAGGATTTGCGTTATCTTCTCTTTGAAAAGAACATAGCTGCTGCGCTTATCGCTGAACTTAACGGCGAGTCGGTCGGTTATGCTATTTATTACCCCGTATTCGCCTCATTTGCGGCAAAGGCAGGAGTGCATCTTGAAGATCTGTTTTTAAAGCCGGAAAAACGCAGGAACGGACTCGGAACAAAGTTCTTTTCTGAAGTAGAGAAATTTGTAAAGCAGGACGGATTTTCATATATAGAGTGGAGCTGCCTTGACTGGAACGAGCCTGCAATCAATTTTTATAATAAAATAGGTGCAGAAGAGGAACACGGAAGAAGATATTTTTCTTGCAGCTTATAACAAACTTATAACAAATAGGAGCAGTTGCGATGCTATCGGAAATGAAGCTCCGCCTTTACGGCGGGGCTATTATTTTTTTAACCGTGCATTTTGCATTGAAATCATCTTGAAACTTGCCGTAAGATATGATAAAATCAACTTAACAGTACGGCAAACCGAATTTCAAGGAGTAATTTATGGAAAGATATAAGGATAAACAATTATCGGCTTACGAGAGAGCGGCGGCACTTGCCGATACGCTGAGTACGGAGGAACAGGCACAGCAGCTGAAATATGACGCACCTGCCATAGAAAAGGCAGGGCTTCCGTCTTATAACTGGTGGAACGAGGGACTTCACGGTGTGGCAAGAGCAGGAACGGCTACGGTTTTTCCGCAGGCTATTGCACTTGCGGCGGCTTTCGACAAGGATATGATGTATCGTGTCGGTGAGGTGATTTCCACAGAAGCAAGGGCAATGTACAACAGCGCCGCAAAACACGGCGATACCGACATATATAAAGGACTTACATTATGGGCGCCGAATATAAATATATTCCGTGACCCACGCTGGGGCAGAGGGCATGAAACCTACGGCGAGGATCCGTACCTGACTTCAAGGCTCGGTGTGAACTTCGTAAAGGGCATACAGGGAGAAGAAGAATACCTCAGAGCCGCCGCCTGCGCAAAGCATTTTGCGGTACACAGCGGTCCGGAGTCACTCCGCCACGAGTTTGACGCAAGGGTAAGCGAGAAGGATATGGAAGAAACCTATCTGCCTGCATTCAAGGCGCTTGTAAAAGAGGGCAGGGTCGAAGGTGTTATGGGCGCATATAACAGGGTGAACGGCGAGCCTTCGTGTGCGTCTGAAAAGCTGATGGGAAAACTGCGTGAATGGGGCTTCGACGGCTATTTTGTGTCGGATTGCTGGGCTATAAGGGATTTTCATACAACCCACAAAATAACCGATACAGCACCACAGTCTGCGGCAATGGCACTGAAGGCAGGTTGTGACGTTAACTGCGGAAACACATATCTGCATATTCTGGCGGCGCTTGAAGAAGGGCTTATAACAAAGCAGAATATACGCACTGCCTGCATTCACGCATTACGGACAAGAATAAGGCTCGGACAGCTTGACGATAACGAGTTTGACGACCTGCCGTTTGATATTATCGCCTGTGACGGCAATAAAGCGTTATCGCTTGAAGCGGCGGAGAAATCAATGGTGCTTTTGCATAATGACGGCATACTTCCGCTTGACAAAAGCAGGATAAGCTCGATAGCCGTAATAGGACCGAATGCGGACAGCCGTGCGGCACTGCTCGGAAACTATAACGGTACGCCCGACAGAAGCGTTACATTCCTTGAGGGAATACAGGACGCATTTGACGGCAGGGTATATTATGCGGAGGGCTGTCAGCTTTTCCGTGACAGAACGCAGGGTCTTGCGCTGCCCGGCGACAGATATGCCGAGGCGGTTGCGGCGTGCGAGGCGGCGGATGTCACTGTTGTATGTGTGGGACTTGACGCTACTCTTGAGGGCGAGGAGGGCGACACAGGAAATGAGTTTGCATCGGGGGATAAGCCAGATCTCAGATTGCCTGAGGTTCAGCGTGTTCTTCTGCAGAAGCTGAAAGACACGGGAAAGCCGCTTATAATAGTTCTTGCGGCAGGAAGCAGTGTGAATACCGAATGCGAGGGGAACGCCCTTATAAATGCGTGGTATCCCGGTCAGTACGGCGGAAAGGCGCTTGCAGAGATACTTTTCGGGGAGGTTTCACCGTCCGGCAAGCTCCCGGTCACTTTCTACAAATCGGCGGATATGTTACCCGATTTCACCGACTATTCAATGAAGAACAGGACATATCGCTTCTGTGACGATGAAAGCAACGTGCTTTATCCTTTCGGCTACGGACTTACCTATTCGCACTTTGAATGCGGCGATATTTCGTACAAGGATAATACGCTTGCCGTTAATGTTACCAATACGGGAAGCAGAAGTGCGGAGGACGTTCTGCAGGTCTATATAAAGAGCGAAAACGGGGTGAAAAATCACAGCCTTTGTGCATTTGAGCGTGTTTCTCTGTTTGACGGGGAAAGCAGGACGATAAGCATCAATATTCCCGAAGGTGCGTTTGAAACGGTTGACGATAACGGCGTAAGAGCGGTAATAAGCGGCAGATATACGCTGTACGCAGGCTTCACACAGCCTACTGAACTCAGCGAAAAGCTGTACGGCGGAAGGTGCGTATCGGTCGAAATAAGCATATAAAATAATGACGGCGGAAAAGCTTTTGCTTTTCCGCCGTATTTCAATATCTGAATCCTCCGATGAACGAAAGTGTTTGTGCGGCTGTCTGTGAGCCTTTACTCATAGCCGTTTCTATGTTCCCGTCAGCAAGATAGCTTGCTATAAAGCCTGCCTGATAGCTGTCGCCGCAACCGGTGGTATCTGTTACTTCGGATACCTCAGCGGCGGCACAATGATAAGCCGTGCCTTTTGAAAAGGCGGTGCTTCCGTTTTCTCCGAGCGTTACGATAAAGACCGTATTGGGATATTTTGCGGAAAGCTGTTTCGCTTTTTCAAGCGTAGGTTCATCTCCGCTTATAAACAAAAGCGATATGCAGTCAAGGTATTTTTCTATCGTGTCAAAATCCCTGCAAATATCAAAATCAACGCTCAGCTGAAAACGCTTTTCACGGCAGCAGTCTATTACATCGTTGAAATTCGGTCCTGAAAAGGTGGTATGCACCATATCCGACGAATGCAATAATTCCCTGTCAGACGCAGACAGGGCAAAGCTTGAGAACACTCCGCCGTTCCACGAATCGTCTTTATAATAACGGTCGCCGTCGGGGGTAAGGTAGGTGCGGTTCGAGGCGGTATCTCCGTTTTCCGTTCTGATATGGGTTTTGTCGATGTTGAAATCTTTTATGCTGTCAAGGACGGTTTTACCGTAGCTGTCATTTCCAACAGCGCCGATTATATAGACCTTCGCATCTGTAAGCCGTGATATTGTTGCGGCGAAATTTAGCGATTCGCCTCCGGGCATTATCGTATTGTCGAATATGTCGACGCACATACAGGTAAGAGTTGTTATTATCATAATGATCGCTCCTTGTCGGTTATTAGTATATAATACCGCTAAATCGGTTTGCAGTCAAGTATTTATAAGAAATTTTCAGATTTTACTTGACAAAGCGGCTCTCTTTGTGTATAATATATCAGGTGGCTGTAAACCAAAACAGCATTACACCGCTTAAAACGGCACAACAAAAAGGTTTGCACGATTTACGGCTTGTAAGCCGGCAGTGAATCGCTTAAGTCAGTATGACTGTTACCGTGAATACGGACGGACAAAGGAGCATACAAAGGACGCAATAAAATCGGAGCGTGGGTAAGTCTGTATGACTGTTAAGGAAAATACGGACGGACAAAGGAGCGGCAAAATGTCAAAGAATATCGAAAACGCAATACTGCTCGATACCTACGGCAGTATGCTTACCGAAAAGCAATATGATACGCTCAGCCTTTACTATGACGAGGATCTGTCGCTTTCCGAGATTGCCGAGAATATGGGTATCACAAGACAGGGCGTTCACAAGTGCATACGCACAGCGGAGGAATATCTCGCTCAGCTTGAGGAAACACTCGGATTTGCGCAAAAGTACCGCAATGTCTGCGATTTATGCGATAAGCTGACAGCTCTTACAGATGAGAATGTCGGCAGTGCCGATGAAAAAGAGAAAATGAAATCTATTATAGAAGATATAAAGAATGCGATATAAAGAGGAGGTTGGCTGATGGCATTTGAAGGACTTTCGGACAAGCTCGGAAAAGTATTCAGCAAGCTGAAAAATCACGGTAAGCTGAATGAAAAAGATGTAAAGGAAGCTATGCGTGAGGTCAAGATGGCATTGCTTGAAGCGGATGTCAGCTTCCCTGTAGTAAAGGACTTCGTCGCAAAGGTAAGTGAACGTGCTGTAGGCAGTGAGGTAATGAACAGCCTTACTCCCGCACAGCAGGTAATAGATATAGTACATGATGAGCTGATACAGCTTATGGGTACGGATACGGCAAGGATTGATTTCCCCTCTAAGCCTCCGTGCGTTATTATGATGTGCGGTCTGCAAGGTGCAGGTAAAACAACGCATACCGCAAAGCTCGCAAAGTATCTTAAAAAGCAGAACAGAAGACCGCTTTTAGTTGCCTGCGATATTTACCGTCCTGCCGCTATCGATCAGTTGAAGGTAGTCGGTGCCTCGGTTGATGCTCATGTATTTGAGATGGGACAGACAAATCCCGTGAAGATAGCGAAAGAGTCGATAAAATACGCAAAGGACAACGGTTTTGACGTTGTTATCCTTGATACCGCAGGCCGTCTGCATATAGATGAAGACCTGATGAAAGAGCTTAAGGATATAAAG
This window of the [Eubacterium] siraeum genome carries:
- a CDS encoding AraC family transcriptional regulator — protein: MDFLKETDRGGINIRHAIDEQPDSNGFYFHIHDRCELFYFISGNAQYLVEGSVYPLEHDSLLIMRPGEAHCTRFLSAERYERYAVNFPLSLFDSFDPERRLMKPFTDRPLGHRNHYYIPEIKDTLSELAYFEGDDYSRTLLFTTKLAGVMDMLGKQSSHNPTAEPTISEQLVWYVNDMLCEKITVERLAEHFFLSASQFTRLFKEATGAAPWAYITAKRLVRARELLQSGESAKRAAEVCGFNDYSVFYKAYVKHFGEKPSAFAKDAII
- a CDS encoding DIP1984 family protein → MKLSSAEGAKLLKKLKSEYDALKSKESISSTFLASVGENPESVRPKYDYKDAKAELDSLALKIRKLKHAINLFNTTTVIPGYDITIDEMLVFIPQLSAKKQKLSEMASRLPKAREEQEYGRASNIIDYRYVNYDIDEVTKDLLAVTDELSDAQLALDLINHSAIFEVEL
- a CDS encoding metallophosphoesterase; the encoded protein is MIYVTSDLHGLEITKLKALLKKACFNENDRLFVLGDVIDRQNDGGVAILIWLSEQPNAQLILGNHEAMLLSCDFVFNEITEESIKHFDKEQTELLNNYMLSGGDVTLKALRKLQNESPETLCNIIGYLKEAPLYETVTAGGKKFLLCHSGLDNFSPERSPADYTADELIWAWPELTDRYFDDCITVFGHTPTKSYGKKYNGKILKTDTWIDVDVGVPYGNNPCLLRLDDLKEFYL
- a CDS encoding GNAT family N-acetyltransferase; this translates as MNENFTVRKATENDISLIENLIKGLAAYEKRPQDMTAAQEDLRYLLFEKNIAAALIAELNGESVGYAIYYPVFASFAAKAGVHLEDLFLKPEKRRNGLGTKFFSEVEKFVKQDGFSYIEWSCLDWNEPAINFYNKIGAEEEHGRRYFSCSL
- a CDS encoding glycoside hydrolase family 3 C-terminal domain-containing protein gives rise to the protein MERYKDKQLSAYERAAALADTLSTEEQAQQLKYDAPAIEKAGLPSYNWWNEGLHGVARAGTATVFPQAIALAAAFDKDMMYRVGEVISTEARAMYNSAAKHGDTDIYKGLTLWAPNINIFRDPRWGRGHETYGEDPYLTSRLGVNFVKGIQGEEEYLRAAACAKHFAVHSGPESLRHEFDARVSEKDMEETYLPAFKALVKEGRVEGVMGAYNRVNGEPSCASEKLMGKLREWGFDGYFVSDCWAIRDFHTTHKITDTAPQSAAMALKAGCDVNCGNTYLHILAALEEGLITKQNIRTACIHALRTRIRLGQLDDNEFDDLPFDIIACDGNKALSLEAAEKSMVLLHNDGILPLDKSRISSIAVIGPNADSRAALLGNYNGTPDRSVTFLEGIQDAFDGRVYYAEGCQLFRDRTQGLALPGDRYAEAVAACEAADVTVVCVGLDATLEGEEGDTGNEFASGDKPDLRLPEVQRVLLQKLKDTGKPLIIVLAAGSSVNTECEGNALINAWYPGQYGGKALAEILFGEVSPSGKLPVTFYKSADMLPDFTDYSMKNRTYRFCDDESNVLYPFGYGLTYSHFECGDISYKDNTLAVNVTNTGSRSAEDVLQVYIKSENGVKNHSLCAFERVSLFDGESRTISINIPEGAFETVDDNGVRAVISGRYTLYAGFTQPTELSEKLYGGRCVSVEISI
- a CDS encoding PfkB family carbohydrate kinase — its product is MIITTLTCMCVDIFDNTIMPGGESLNFAATISRLTDAKVYIIGAVGNDSYGKTVLDSIKDFNIDKTHIRTENGDTASNRTYLTPDGDRYYKDDSWNGGVFSSFALSASDRELLHSSDMVHTTFSGPNFNDVIDCCREKRFQLSVDFDICRDFDTIEKYLDCISLLFISGDEPTLEKAKQLSAKYPNTVFIVTLGENGSTAFSKGTAYHCAAAEVSEVTDTTGCGDSYQAGFIASYLADGNIETAMSKGSQTAAQTLSFIGGFRY